The Haloarcula sp. H-GB4 genome contains a region encoding:
- a CDS encoding ABC transporter permease subunit → MFEVTRYEGRRRVRGTAVLTVLLAVYALLIIFLYPSIAESSVDFEEYVENLPPAFQEGFVGSASFSTVEGFLSVEMYQFLWLLLLGLYIAYSGGALVAADIEKGKLDMLLATPISRSRVAVEKYLSLLVPILGVNLVTPFVVYAGLLAIDETIDPVSLFALHLLSVPYLLTCAGVGLLLSVRLNRADIAQRGGIGAVFGLFLLDTVSTDTDFEWLGAVSPTRYYSPVDILSEGTYDMAGALFLLAGAIACVGISVVLFERRDI, encoded by the coding sequence ATGTTCGAAGTGACCCGCTACGAGGGCCGCCGACGGGTGCGAGGAACGGCCGTCCTCACCGTCTTGCTCGCGGTTTACGCGTTGTTGATCATCTTCCTGTATCCGTCGATTGCAGAATCGAGTGTCGACTTTGAGGAGTACGTCGAGAATCTCCCACCGGCGTTCCAGGAGGGGTTTGTCGGGTCGGCGAGCTTCTCCACTGTCGAAGGGTTTCTCTCAGTCGAGATGTACCAGTTCCTCTGGCTCCTGCTGCTCGGCCTGTACATCGCGTACAGCGGGGGCGCGCTCGTGGCGGCGGACATCGAGAAAGGGAAACTGGACATGTTACTCGCGACGCCGATATCACGCTCACGGGTCGCGGTCGAGAAGTACCTCTCGCTGCTGGTCCCCATCCTCGGCGTCAACTTGGTGACACCGTTCGTGGTTTACGCTGGCCTCCTTGCTATCGACGAGACGATCGACCCGGTGTCGCTGTTCGCGCTCCACCTGCTCTCGGTCCCATATCTATTGACCTGTGCCGGTGTCGGCCTGCTGCTGTCGGTCCGTCTGAACCGTGCCGACATCGCTCAGCGCGGCGGGATCGGTGCGGTGTTCGGCCTGTTCTTGCTGGACACGGTGAGCACCGATACCGACTTCGAGTGGCTCGGGGCCGTCAGCCCGACGCGGTACTACAGCCCTGTAGACATCCTCAGCGAAGGGACCTACGACATGGCCGGCGCGTTGTTCCTGCTCGCGGGGGCCATCGCCTGTGTCGGCATAAGCGTCGTCCTGTTCGAACGACGGGACATCTGA
- a CDS encoding COG1361 S-layer family protein produces the protein MSRLAAGAKLLTVVIVCSLLASTVALGFVEGSPELSASLAENRIVAGEEATLEVMITNAGELETMSTTNPELNQRVLTATGISTRLRADDAPLSVTTRRQSVGSIADGGEQVVPFTISVDEDASPGTYRLPLRVTYTHTAEIDEGGGFSRTRTVEETLSVTVRVVERARFSVVDTEGDLGPASVGTVSVTLENVGSEVANETSVSLASLDPDVQVGSSGSSSQYAGAWEPGQRRTLTYVVAAADTATNATYPFRVTTAFDDDRGVRRTDESGVVGVEPQTGRRFVVTDVNSDVAAGGSGTLAVTLRNDGPRTSDATLALRSTAGTLTIDGGGATTRFVGDWPAGAERTVTVGVTTPSGTEGGTYTLDATVDYRTDGGVDASARPANVGVTVVPDPDFSVRDAGVSLAVGEEGKVRGTVVNNGTTPARNAVVVISAPSSTVRFAETTYAVGDLDAGSSADFAFDAAVAPTGEAGPRPFDVTVRYEGPSGDDRQSAPLQVRGEVAPQPDRLAFEAVNASYGIDTSNRLRVRATNVGDTRLEDVRVTLVTAPPFTSESPGAFVSALNPGETATLGFELTVSEDAVESTHAVAFNATAKTADGDVVRTEPSLVPVAIAEPTGPGGDTAIVAGAAVLAAVVIVSGWWWLRQ, from the coding sequence ATGAGCCGACTCGCCGCCGGAGCGAAGCTGCTCACTGTCGTGATCGTCTGCTCGCTGCTGGCCTCGACCGTCGCTCTCGGGTTCGTCGAGGGTTCGCCGGAACTCTCTGCCTCGCTCGCCGAGAATCGCATCGTCGCGGGCGAGGAGGCGACCCTCGAAGTGATGATCACGAACGCGGGCGAACTCGAAACCATGTCGACGACGAACCCGGAGTTGAACCAGCGCGTCCTCACAGCGACCGGCATCAGCACCCGGCTCCGGGCCGACGATGCGCCGCTTTCAGTCACTACCCGCCGGCAGAGCGTCGGGAGCATTGCCGACGGCGGCGAGCAGGTCGTCCCATTCACCATCTCGGTCGACGAGGACGCCTCACCGGGGACCTATCGCCTCCCCCTCCGGGTGACGTACACGCACACGGCGGAGATCGATGAGGGAGGGGGCTTCTCCCGGACGCGGACTGTCGAGGAGACGTTGTCCGTGACGGTCCGGGTCGTCGAGCGGGCCCGCTTCAGCGTCGTCGACACCGAGGGGGACCTGGGGCCAGCGAGCGTCGGCACGGTCTCCGTGACCCTTGAAAACGTGGGCAGCGAGGTGGCCAACGAGACCTCCGTGTCGCTCGCCTCCCTTGACCCCGACGTCCAAGTCGGGTCGTCTGGATCGTCGAGCCAGTACGCTGGCGCGTGGGAGCCCGGCCAGCGCCGGACGCTCACCTACGTGGTCGCGGCAGCCGACACGGCGACGAATGCGACGTACCCCTTCCGGGTGACGACGGCGTTCGACGACGACCGCGGCGTCCGGCGGACCGACGAGTCTGGCGTCGTCGGCGTCGAGCCACAGACCGGTCGCCGGTTCGTCGTCACCGACGTGAACAGCGACGTGGCAGCCGGCGGATCGGGAACACTCGCCGTCACGCTCCGGAACGACGGGCCGCGAACGAGCGATGCCACGCTCGCCCTCCGGTCGACCGCCGGGACGCTCACCATCGACGGCGGCGGCGCGACCACCCGGTTCGTCGGGGACTGGCCGGCCGGGGCCGAGCGAACCGTCACCGTCGGCGTGACTACGCCATCCGGCACGGAGGGCGGGACCTACACGCTTGACGCGACCGTCGACTACCGGACCGACGGGGGCGTCGACGCATCGGCCAGGCCCGCGAATGTCGGTGTGACCGTCGTGCCCGATCCCGATTTCTCCGTCCGCGACGCCGGCGTCTCGCTGGCCGTCGGCGAGGAAGGGAAGGTGCGTGGGACCGTCGTCAATAACGGCACCACGCCGGCGCGCAACGCCGTGGTCGTCATCTCCGCTCCGTCTTCGACCGTCAGGTTCGCGGAGACGACGTACGCCGTCGGCGACCTGGATGCGGGTTCGTCGGCCGACTTCGCGTTCGACGCTGCGGTCGCGCCGACGGGCGAGGCCGGTCCCCGTCCGTTCGACGTGACCGTCCGCTACGAAGGGCCGAGCGGCGACGACAGACAGAGCGCGCCGCTCCAGGTCCGGGGCGAGGTCGCGCCCCAGCCCGACCGCCTTGCGTTCGAAGCGGTGAACGCTAGCTACGGCATCGATACGAGCAACCGACTCCGCGTCCGCGCCACGAACGTCGGCGACACGCGCCTCGAAGACGTGCGGGTCACCCTCGTGACGGCCCCGCCGTTCACCAGCGAGTCTCCGGGCGCGTTCGTCAGCGCGCTTAACCCTGGCGAGACCGCGACGCTTGGCTTCGAACTCACCGTCTCGGAGGACGCGGTCGAGAGCACGCACGCCGTCGCGTTCAACGCGACCGCCAAGACAGCCGACGGCGACGTGGTCCGGACGGAACCGTCGCTCGTGCCAGTAGCTATCGCGGAACCGACGGGTCCGGGCGGTGACACCGCTATTGTCGCCGGCGCGGCCGTACTCGCGGCGGTCGTGATCGTGAGCGGATGGTGGTGGCTTCGTCAATGA
- a CDS encoding ABC transporter ATP-binding protein, with protein sequence MAAIEVSGLSKQYGDVRANDDLTFTVQEGEIFGYLGPNGAGKTTTIRNLLGFQSPTEGTATVLGRDIRDEDELLKAKADIGYLPGDPALDEQVTGREYLDYQASLKSDERREELLELFDPPLDRKIRKYSRGNKQMVGIVQAFMHDPDLVIMDEPTSGLDPLKQEAFNEFIRGERAKSKTVFFSSHVLGEVRRVCDRVGIIREGKLVTLEEIDTLLRRGGKRVRVHTRSNVDLASLNGDGIVDRETFDDGVQFMFTGDYNALVSLLADYDIVDLEVEEPPLEDVFMHFYGEG encoded by the coding sequence ATGGCGGCGATTGAGGTTTCGGGGCTGAGCAAGCAGTACGGTGATGTTCGGGCCAACGACGACCTGACGTTCACTGTTCAAGAGGGCGAGATTTTCGGCTACCTCGGGCCGAACGGCGCGGGGAAGACGACGACAATCCGCAATCTGCTTGGCTTCCAGTCGCCGACCGAGGGAACCGCGACGGTGCTCGGCCGTGACATTCGTGACGAGGATGAACTCCTCAAGGCAAAGGCCGACATCGGGTATCTCCCAGGCGATCCAGCTCTTGACGAGCAGGTCACGGGCCGCGAGTACCTTGACTACCAGGCGTCGCTGAAGAGCGACGAGCGCCGCGAGGAGCTGTTGGAGCTGTTCGATCCGCCGCTCGACCGGAAGATCCGGAAGTACTCCCGTGGCAACAAACAGATGGTCGGTATCGTTCAGGCGTTCATGCACGATCCGGACCTAGTCATTATGGACGAACCGACTTCGGGGCTGGACCCACTGAAACAGGAGGCGTTCAACGAGTTCATTAGAGGAGAACGAGCGAAAAGCAAGACGGTGTTCTTCTCGTCGCACGTCCTCGGGGAGGTCCGACGAGTCTGTGACCGAGTGGGAATTATCCGTGAGGGGAAGCTCGTGACGCTCGAAGAGATTGATACACTGCTCCGACGCGGCGGGAAGCGCGTCCGGGTCCACACGCGGTCAAACGTCGACCTCGCCAGTCTCAATGGAGACGGCATCGTCGATCGAGAGACGTTCGACGACGGCGTCCAGTTCATGTTCACTGGCGATTACAACGCCCTCGTGTCTCTGCTTGCAGACTATGACATCGTCGATCTCGAAGTCGAGGAACCCCCCCTGGAGGACGTGTTTATGCACTTCTATGGAGAGGGCTGA